The genomic window ACGCTGAAATCCGCTACCTCGAGGCCGCGCTTTCGGATATGCAGTCGATCGACGATATTCAGGCAAGTATCGCGGTCTTTGCCGCCGGGGTCCAATCTCACTCGAACCTGGAGGACACGCTGCTCTTCGTCAGCCTGGAGCGGCAGCTCGGCGCCGAGAATGGAGTCGTCCAGAGCATGCGCCGAATGCACGCGGACATTGAGGCGGCGTTCGAGCGTCTCCCGGGGGCGACGGAGCCCGATGTCGCACGCGAGACCGCGGCGGGCGCGGTAGCATTGGCGCGCGAGCACTTCTCGGCCGAAGAAGAGGTGTGTTTCCCCCTGGCCGAGGACACTCTGTCTGAGCAGCAATTGGCACGCCTCGGCGGCGCCTGGGCGGAGCGCCGGGGGATCGGCGACGTCTGATTCGCTCGGTCGAAAAGGCACGGGCTCGTCGATGTGCGCCGTGAACGCGTCGTCATCCAGCATCCCACAGCCGGCGCAACAGAAAACGGGCCGGGATCGGGCCCGGCCCGTTGTTCGCTACCGCGTGACTCGGTTTACGGTGGGTTCTGCGCCCCCATCCACGAACTGATCGAGGAAATCGCGCCGCTGAGGACCCCCTGCAGCGCGAGTGCGGCCACGATCAGGAACAGTACCACCCCTAGGATCAACAGGACGTACTCGACCGTACCCTGACCGCGCTCGTTGCGATGAAGGCCGGCCGCGAGCCACGCCAGCACAAACCACCCCGGCATTTGTCGGTCACCTCCCCCGGCGATGTGCAACCTGCCAAACTACTATGCTGCCGCACCGTCGAACCGACCATCGTTCCGATGGGGTAGCCTCCGGCCGTCTTTTGGAGGAACATCCAGCCCTCACAAGGCGTACGTGAACCGGACTGCGGCGGCTGCGGAGCACCGTATCGGCGTAGCGCGCCAAGAGTTTGCGGCGGCGCGGCGAATTCTCCACGTCGACGGCAGCGCGCCAGGGGGGAAGGGCATGAGACGGCTCGGCGGCACCCGGATTGTCCGTGTCGGCATCGCGGCCGCCGTCTGCGCTCTGCTCACGATCGCGGGAAGGCCGAGCGGCGCCGTATCCGCGGAACCCGCGACCGTGACGGGTGTCACGACCAGAACAGAAGGACGCGAGCTTCAAGTGGTCATCCGGGCCTCGGCGCCTGTGCGCTACCAGGTGCAACCGGTTCGGCCGGACTGGATCGTGGTCGACATTCTTAACGCGCGGCTCGGGCTGCCGGCGGGTACCGCG from bacterium includes these protein-coding regions:
- a CDS encoding hemerythrin domain-containing protein — protein: AEIRYLEAALSDMQSIDDIQASIAVFAAGVQSHSNLEDTLLFVSLERQLGAENGVVQSMRRMHADIEAAFERLPGATEPDVARETAAGAVALAREHFSAEEEVCFPLAEDTLSEQQLARLGGAWAERRGIGDV
- a CDS encoding class III signal peptide-containing protein; translation: MPGWFVLAWLAAGLHRNERGQGTVEYVLLILGVVLFLIVAALALQGVLSGAISSISSWMGAQNPP